The Etheostoma spectabile isolate EspeVRDwgs_2016 chromosome 24, UIUC_Espe_1.0, whole genome shotgun sequence genome contains a region encoding:
- the LOC116673881 gene encoding leucine-rich repeat-containing protein 3, translated as MEASHRCRPSTKPSWASPLSAGTLCLLSVAMSAYACPNVCHCTDRNGVVVQCTSRNLENIPSNLPRDTVVLLLSSNQIKHIPKETFTDLSRLRELDLSHNAIDSVEVGAFQGISESLRTLDLSNNHLSSLPRETLAKLHARVRLSHNPWHCDCSLQEVLREVRLDPETVNEVSCFTAVQEEYVGQPVIKVLDSGINFCNFHHKTTDVAMFVAMFCWFSMVTAYIIYYIKHNQEDARRHMEYLKSLPSTSHISKDYDTASSGF; from the coding sequence ATGGAGGCCTCTCACCGGTGCAGGCCGTCCACAAAGCCTTCCTGGGCTTCCCCGTTGTCTGCGGGGACATtgtgtcttctgtctgtggCTATGAGTGCGTATGCTTGTCCTAACGTCTGCCACTGCACGGACAGGAACGGTGTGGTGGTGCAGTGCACCTCGAGAAACTTGGAGAACATCCCATCCAACTTGCCCAGGGACACTGTCGTTCTCTTGCTGTCATCAAATCAGATCAAACACATCCCAAAGGAGACGTTCACAGACCTCTCCCGCCTCAGGGAACTGGACTTATCTCACAACGCCATTGACAGCGTGGAGGTCGGCGCCTTCCAAGGGATTTCCGAGAGCCTGCGGACCTTGGATCTTTCCAACAACCACCTCAGCAGCCTGCCCAGAGAAACCTTGGCCAAGCTGCACGCCCGTGTCCGATTGTCCCACAACCCTTGGCACTGTGACTGCTCTCTGcaggaggtgctgcgggaggtGAGGCTCGACCCCGAGACGGTGAACGAGGTCAGCTGCTTCACGGCCGTGCAGGAGGAGTACGTGGGACAACCGGTGATCAAAGTCCTGGACTCGGGGATCAACTTTTGCAATTTCCACCACAAGACGACAGACGTGGCCATGTTTGTGGCCATGTTCTGCTGGTTCTCCATGGTGACGGCTTATATCATTTACTACATCAAACACAACCAGGAGGACGCCAGGCGGCACATGGAGTACCTCAAGTCCCTGCCCAGCACTTCCCACATTAGCAAGGACTACGACACAGCCAGCAGTGGCTTCTAG